In the Deinococcus ficus genome, one interval contains:
- a CDS encoding methyltransferase domain-containing protein: MTWNPDLYHRFQGARSAPARDLQAMLPDLPYRRIVDLGCGTGEQTLTLAERFPHAEVTGVDSSAEMLSRARAHSAPNLAFRQADLRDLDGEYDLIYSNAALQWLPDHPTLLAALWAHLAPGGILAVQVPANHDHPSHRLLTDTAREFEGELGGFTRFGTAHGVSPVLTPAGYAETLDALGAVDITALSRVYPVELSGAEGIVEWTRGTALVPYLSRLTPADAARFTERYLEKLRDVYPGERVYYAFTRVLFTARRP; this comes from the coding sequence ATGACCTGGAACCCCGACCTGTACCACCGCTTCCAGGGCGCCCGCAGCGCCCCCGCCCGCGACCTGCAGGCCATGCTCCCAGACCTCCCCTACCGCCGGATCGTGGACCTCGGCTGCGGCACCGGCGAACAGACCCTGACCCTCGCCGAACGCTTCCCGCACGCCGAGGTGACCGGGGTGGACAGCAGTGCCGAAATGCTGAGCCGCGCCCGCGCCCATTCGGCCCCCAATCTCGCCTTCCGGCAGGCCGACCTGCGCGACCTGGACGGCGAGTATGACCTGATCTACTCGAACGCCGCGCTGCAATGGCTGCCCGACCACCCCACCCTGCTGGCCGCCCTGTGGGCGCACCTCGCCCCGGGCGGCATCCTGGCCGTGCAGGTGCCCGCCAACCACGACCACCCCAGCCACCGCCTCCTGACCGACACCGCCCGCGAGTTCGAGGGCGAGCTGGGCGGTTTTACCCGCTTCGGCACCGCGCACGGGGTCTCCCCCGTCCTCACGCCCGCCGGGTACGCCGAGACGCTGGACGCCCTGGGGGCCGTGGACATCACCGCCCTGAGCCGGGTGTACCCGGTCGAGCTCAGCGGCGCGGAAGGCATCGTGGAGTGGACGCGCGGCACCGCCCTCGTCCCCTACCTGTCCCGCCTGACCCCAGCGGACGCCGCGCGCTTCACCGAGCGGTACCTGGAGAAACTGCGCGACGTGTACCCCGGCGAGCGGGTGTACTACGCGTTCACGCGCGTGCTGTTCACCGCCCGCAGGCCCTGA